Proteins found in one Kiritimatiellia bacterium genomic segment:
- a CDS encoding prepilin peptidase, with product MSDLPPLLYGYLTFLVFAFGACVGSFLNVGIYRIPREESVIAPRSHCPRCGKMIAWYDNIPLVSWLVLRARCRQCGEKISIRYFLVELLTAVLFLWVWREYGVDPRTPVYLLIMAGLVLGTFVDLEHLIIPDRVSLGGIAAGLILSPLVPSLHGVTGALAGFRMALIGLAAGAGVLWLVGVLGKLAFKKDAMGLGDVKLLGGLGALLGWQAVVFIIMASSLVGSLVGVGMIVGGHKEWQSRVPYGPYLAVAAGVWILWGFRWWAAYLAWLRPPM from the coding sequence ATGAGCGACCTCCCGCCGCTCCTTTATGGGTACCTGACGTTCCTCGTGTTTGCCTTCGGCGCGTGCGTCGGCAGCTTCCTGAACGTCGGCATCTACCGCATCCCGCGGGAGGAATCCGTGATCGCGCCACGCTCGCACTGCCCGCGCTGCGGAAAGATGATCGCGTGGTACGACAACATCCCGCTCGTCAGCTGGCTGGTCCTGCGCGCGCGCTGCCGGCAGTGCGGGGAAAAGATATCGATCCGCTATTTTCTCGTGGAATTATTGACGGCGGTTCTCTTTCTATGGGTGTGGCGGGAATACGGCGTGGATCCGCGCACGCCGGTATACCTGTTGATCATGGCGGGCCTGGTCCTCGGGACGTTCGTGGACCTGGAGCACCTGATCATCCCGGACCGCGTATCCCTGGGCGGGATCGCGGCGGGACTGATATTGAGTCCGCTCGTGCCCTCGCTGCACGGCGTGACCGGCGCGCTGGCCGGGTTCCGGATGGCGCTGATCGGGCTTGCGGCGGGCGCCGGGGTGTTGTGGCTCGTGGGCGTGCTGGGCAAGCTGGCGTTCAAGAAGGACGCCATGGGGCTGGGCGACGTCAAGCTGCTCGGCGGGCTGGGCGCGCTGCTGGGCTGGCAGGCGGTGGTGTTCATCATCATGGCCTCGTCGCTGGTCGGCTCGCTCGTGGGCGTGGGCATGATCGTCGGCGGGCACAAGGAGTGGCAGAGCCGCGTGCCGTACGGGCCGTACCTCGCGGTGGCCGCCGGGGTGTGGATCCTCTGGGGCTTCCGCTGGTGGGCGGCGTACCTCGCGTGGCTGCGGCCGCCGATGTGA
- the aroE gene encoding shikimate dehydrogenase gives MDITGHTKLYAVLGHPVAHTLSPAMHNAAFAALGLDAVYVALDVTPDKLPGALAALSDLGFGGLNVTVPLKEVAGRALPNLDESARLMGAVNTVQFTPAGPVGHNTDGAGFLRAVEESFGAPVAGRSMFLLGCGGAGRAVALASAGAGVTKFALADLDAARVRKLAMELETQFLVSEACVIESAGAIPEAARAADLVVQATPAGLKAGDASPLGAKAFRPGQWAFDLVYGAPETPFMREASKGGAKAANGLGMLLHQGAKAFEIWTGRAAPVDVMRRALEQKVYGA, from the coding sequence ATGGACATCACCGGCCACACGAAGCTCTACGCGGTTCTCGGCCACCCGGTCGCGCATACGCTGTCCCCGGCGATGCACAACGCCGCGTTCGCCGCGCTGGGGCTCGACGCGGTCTACGTCGCCCTCGACGTGACGCCGGACAAGCTGCCCGGCGCGCTGGCCGCGCTCTCGGACCTGGGCTTCGGCGGGCTGAACGTCACCGTGCCGCTGAAGGAAGTCGCCGGCCGCGCGCTGCCGAACCTCGACGAGTCCGCCCGCCTGATGGGCGCGGTGAACACCGTCCAGTTCACGCCGGCCGGCCCGGTCGGGCATAACACCGACGGCGCGGGGTTCCTGCGCGCCGTCGAGGAATCCTTCGGCGCGCCCGTCGCGGGCCGCTCGATGTTCCTCCTCGGCTGCGGCGGCGCGGGCCGGGCCGTCGCGCTCGCCTCGGCCGGCGCCGGGGTCACGAAGTTCGCGCTGGCCGACCTTGACGCGGCGCGCGTCCGGAAACTGGCCATGGAACTGGAAACGCAATTCCTGGTGTCCGAGGCATGCGTGATCGAGTCGGCGGGCGCGATCCCGGAGGCCGCGCGCGCGGCGGACCTCGTCGTGCAGGCGACGCCCGCGGGGCTGAAGGCGGGCGACGCCTCGCCGCTCGGCGCGAAGGCGTTCCGCCCCGGGCAGTGGGCGTTCGACCTCGTCTACGGTGCGCCGGAGACGCCCTTCATGCGCGAGGCCAGCAAGGGCGGGGCGAAGGCGGCGAACGGGCTGGGCATGCTGCTGCACCAGGGCGCGAAGGCGTTCGAGATCTGGACCGGCCGCGCCGCGCCGGTGGACGTCATGCGGCGGGCGCTCGAGCAGAAGGTGTACGGCGCATGA
- a CDS encoding cold-shock protein — protein MATGIVKWFNEKKGYGFIIPDGTNQDVFVHYSAIMSEGFKTLNEGDKVQFEIFQDAKGARARDVTLVSAAVPAP, from the coding sequence ATGGCTACCGGTATTGTGAAGTGGTTCAACGAGAAAAAAGGGTACGGGTTCATCATTCCGGATGGAACGAACCAGGACGTGTTTGTCCACTACTCCGCCATCATGTCGGAGGGGTTCAAGACATTGAACGAAGGGGACAAGGTTCAGTTCGAGATCTTCCAGGACGCCAAGGGTGCCCGGGCTCGCGATGTCACCCTGGTGAGCGCCGCCGTTCCCGCCCCGTAA
- a CDS encoding tetratricopeptide repeat protein: MAEEKAAVEPGAEAPAPQTEADRLRSLWKEYGQPALIGLALAAAFLLGFGAYRAYRQNNVLKAAQLLARAGSVEQLQQVVSQYPSTPSAPLAMLTLAARQFDGGQIELAQYSYAQFEQKFPKHPMKTAAELGRAQCLEAMGSLEQAEQAYDAFVAAHPDDYLAPLAKLGKARALAQGNRLEDARAAYEDFIAAHPESGWLPMAENALEQVNRQIRAGPAAAPAAAPAVTIPDLSTAVTIPAAPEGATPAPAVTIPETPAPAPAP; encoded by the coding sequence ATGGCGGAAGAAAAAGCAGCAGTGGAACCCGGCGCGGAAGCGCCCGCCCCTCAAACGGAAGCCGACCGGCTTCGTTCGCTGTGGAAAGAGTACGGGCAGCCGGCCCTGATCGGCCTGGCGCTCGCGGCGGCCTTCCTCCTGGGGTTCGGGGCGTACCGCGCCTACCGCCAGAACAACGTGCTCAAGGCGGCGCAACTGCTGGCCCGCGCAGGCTCGGTCGAGCAGCTTCAGCAGGTGGTCAGCCAGTATCCCTCGACGCCGTCCGCGCCGCTGGCGATGCTGACGCTGGCCGCGCGCCAGTTCGACGGGGGGCAGATTGAACTGGCCCAGTACAGCTACGCGCAATTCGAGCAGAAATTTCCCAAGCATCCGATGAAGACGGCGGCCGAACTGGGCCGGGCCCAATGCCTGGAGGCGATGGGCAGCCTGGAGCAGGCGGAACAGGCGTACGACGCTTTTGTGGCGGCCCACCCGGACGACTACCTGGCGCCGCTGGCGAAGCTCGGCAAGGCCCGCGCGCTGGCCCAGGGGAACCGCCTGGAGGACGCCCGGGCCGCGTACGAGGATTTCATTGCGGCCCATCCCGAGAGCGGCTGGCTCCCGATGGCGGAGAACGCCCTGGAGCAGGTCAATCGGCAGATCCGGGCGGGCCCGGCCGCGGCCCCGGCGGCGGCGCCGGCCGTGACGATTCCCGACCTGTCCACGGCGGTGACCATCCCCGCTGCGCCTGAAGGCGCGACGCCCGCGCCGGCCGTCACGATTCCGGAGACGCCGGCTCCCGCCCCAGCTCCTTGA
- the hpt gene encoding hypoxanthine phosphoribosyltransferase, with translation MRPHHIHEILFTAETIARRLDALVDTLAGDCRAENFVMIGILRGSFMFLADLVRLLYRHDIHPRIDFITLESYGSGTESSGRVRVTKDITLDVRGAHVLLVDDILDTGRTLSFARQWIGEKGAAVVRTCTLLDKPSRRIVPCEADHVGFVVENHFVVGYGLDYDGHYRELPYIARVTFLDTPA, from the coding sequence ATGCGACCCCATCACATTCACGAGATCCTGTTCACCGCGGAAACGATCGCCCGCCGGCTGGACGCGCTCGTGGACACGCTGGCGGGCGACTGCCGGGCGGAGAACTTCGTGATGATCGGCATCCTCCGCGGCAGCTTTATGTTCCTGGCCGATCTCGTGCGGCTCCTCTACCGGCACGACATCCACCCGCGCATCGATTTCATCACGCTCGAAAGCTACGGCTCGGGCACGGAGTCCTCGGGGCGGGTCCGGGTGACCAAGGACATCACGCTCGACGTGCGCGGCGCGCACGTGCTGCTGGTGGACGACATCCTGGACACCGGGCGCACGCTTTCCTTCGCCCGGCAATGGATCGGGGAGAAGGGCGCGGCCGTCGTGCGGACGTGCACGCTGCTGGACAAGCCCTCGCGCCGGATCGTGCCCTGCGAGGCCGACCACGTGGGGTTCGTGGTGGAGAACCACTTCGTGGTCGGCTACGGGCTCGACTACGACGGGCACTACCGGGAACTGCCGTACATTGCCCGGGTGACGTTCCTCGACACGCCCGCCTGA
- a CDS encoding polyprenol monophosphomannose synthase has protein sequence MNEALVVIPTYNEKENIREIAAAVGRACPSADLLFVDDNSPDGTGRMADEMAAGDPRIHVLHRERKQGLGRAYLAGFRWGLERHYQFLFEMDADFSHNPNDLPRLLEAAGGADLVLGSRFVGGIRVINWPLSRLMLSKSAALYVRIITGMPFMDPTGGFKCYRRAVLETIPLDDIKSNGYSFQIEMTHQAWRRGFKIVETPIVFEERRSGQSKMSGGIVGEALWLVWKIFLRNGLKRRPGPVHPRSVAAGAAS, from the coding sequence ATGAACGAGGCGCTCGTCGTCATTCCGACGTACAACGAGAAGGAGAACATCCGCGAGATCGCGGCGGCCGTGGGCCGGGCCTGTCCCTCGGCGGACCTGCTGTTCGTGGACGACAACTCGCCGGACGGCACGGGCCGCATGGCCGACGAAATGGCGGCGGGCGATCCGCGGATTCATGTCCTGCACCGGGAGCGCAAGCAGGGGCTGGGCCGGGCGTACCTGGCGGGGTTCCGGTGGGGCCTGGAGCGGCACTACCAGTTCCTGTTCGAGATGGACGCCGATTTTTCCCATAACCCGAACGACCTGCCGCGCCTGCTGGAGGCCGCCGGGGGGGCGGACCTCGTGCTGGGGTCGCGCTTCGTCGGGGGCATCCGGGTGATCAACTGGCCGTTGAGCCGGCTGATGTTGAGCAAAAGCGCGGCGCTGTACGTCCGGATCATCACGGGGATGCCGTTCATGGATCCGACGGGCGGGTTCAAGTGCTACCGGCGGGCCGTGCTGGAGACCATCCCGCTGGACGACATCAAGTCCAACGGCTACTCGTTCCAGATCGAGATGACGCACCAGGCCTGGCGGCGGGGATTCAAGATCGTGGAGACCCCGATCGTGTTCGAGGAGCGCCGGTCGGGGCAATCGAAGATGAGCGGCGGGATCGTGGGGGAGGCCCTCTGGCTCGTGTGGAAAATATTTCTTCGCAACGGGTTGAAGCGACGGCCGGGGCCGGTTCATCCGCGCAGCGTCGCGGCCGGGGCGGCCTCATGA
- a CDS encoding CpXC domain-containing protein: MSEAKTYPIRCPRCRHEQAAALYESVNVKTDPDLRQKLMANAINVVRCGECGLSFRVDKPLLYHDPARRIMIYLIPLADEDLSAGERQFAELLVRLEGLLPADIRPPGIGLVFNRVELVERIFLLEAGLNERIIEYLKHLLYTRNAERLDPAKKALLFSAEDSNEETLCFVVQDVATRKLEAMLKYDRSVYATMAEMFDHDEQTPRLLELFPGPRISARALLLKELGREPASPES, from the coding sequence ATGTCCGAGGCCAAGACATATCCCATCCGCTGTCCCCGCTGCCGGCACGAGCAGGCGGCGGCGCTCTACGAGTCCGTCAACGTCAAGACCGACCCGGACCTGCGGCAAAAGCTGATGGCCAACGCCATCAACGTGGTGCGCTGCGGCGAATGCGGGCTTTCCTTCCGCGTGGACAAGCCCCTGCTGTACCACGACCCGGCGCGCCGCATCATGATCTACCTCATCCCGCTGGCCGACGAAGACCTGTCCGCCGGCGAGCGGCAGTTCGCCGAGCTGCTGGTCCGGCTAGAGGGCCTTCTCCCCGCCGACATCCGGCCCCCGGGCATCGGCCTGGTGTTCAACCGCGTCGAGCTGGTGGAGCGCATTTTCCTGCTGGAGGCCGGCCTCAACGAACGGATCATCGAGTACCTGAAACACCTCCTTTACACGCGCAACGCCGAGCGCCTGGATCCCGCAAAAAAGGCCCTGCTCTTCAGCGCCGAGGATTCCAACGAGGAAACCCTCTGCTTCGTGGTGCAGGACGTGGCCACGCGCAAGCTGGAGGCCATGCTGAAGTACGACCGGAGCGTGTATGCCACGATGGCGGAGATGTTCGACCACGACGAGCAGACCCCGCGCCTGCTGGAGCTGTTCCCGGGGCCGCGCATCAGCGCGCGGGCGCTGCTGCTCAAGGAGCTGGGGCGGGAGCCGGCGTCTCCGGAATCGTGA
- a CDS encoding shikimate kinase, which yields MKHANLVLVGFMGTGKSVTGRRLAARLGRRFVDMDAVIEERAGRTVPEIFARDGEARFREWERALVGELAARQDLVIAAGGGVVLHPENVRDFERTGFVVCLSAAPEAILKRVGHHRNRPLLEGADKERRVKELLEKRRPLYEAIALQVDTTGLTPDEAASRILALCEEKPDPAP from the coding sequence ATGAAACACGCCAACCTGGTCCTCGTCGGGTTCATGGGCACCGGCAAGTCCGTGACGGGTCGCCGACTGGCGGCGCGTCTCGGGCGCCGGTTCGTGGACATGGACGCCGTGATCGAGGAACGGGCGGGGCGGACGGTCCCCGAGATCTTCGCCCGGGACGGGGAGGCCCGTTTCCGCGAATGGGAGCGTGCGCTGGTTGGTGAATTGGCCGCCCGGCAGGACCTGGTGATCGCCGCCGGCGGCGGCGTGGTGCTCCATCCCGAAAACGTGCGCGATTTCGAGCGGACCGGGTTCGTGGTCTGCTTATCCGCCGCTCCGGAAGCGATCCTGAAGCGGGTGGGGCACCACCGGAACCGACCGCTTCTCGAAGGCGCGGACAAGGAGCGGCGCGTGAAGGAATTGCTCGAAAAACGGCGTCCCCTGTACGAGGCGATCGCCCTCCAGGTGGATACGACCGGCCTCACGCCCGACGAGGCGGCCTCGCGGATCCTGGCGCTTTGCGAAGAGAAGCCCGATCCGGCCCCGTAA
- a CDS encoding response regulator, whose amino-acid sequence MKKVSALIIDDNSEVLTLFKTLFFAEGIACDTARNGHEGIEKLGQNRYDIVFLDLIMPDMDGATVLGIIHRKFPGLHVVVMSVQDDEGVINEIMSLGAKAYLVKPASSSAILDCVRNVERHKTADEVRADLLNAKAQESTGK is encoded by the coding sequence ATGAAAAAAGTATCGGCACTCATTATCGACGACAACAGCGAGGTCCTCACGCTGTTCAAGACCCTTTTTTTCGCCGAGGGCATCGCCTGCGACACGGCGCGCAACGGCCACGAGGGCATCGAGAAGCTCGGTCAGAACCGCTACGACATCGTCTTCCTCGACCTGATCATGCCGGACATGGACGGGGCCACGGTCCTCGGCATCATCCACCGGAAGTTCCCGGGGCTTCACGTGGTCGTGATGTCCGTCCAGGATGATGAAGGCGTGATCAACGAGATCATGTCCCTGGGCGCGAAGGCCTACCTCGTGAAACCCGCGTCCAGCAGCGCCATCCTGGACTGCGTGCGCAACGTGGAGCGCCACAAGACGGCGGACGAGGTTCGAGCCGACCTGCTGAACGCCAAGGCCCAGGAATCGACGGGGAAATAG
- the def gene encoding peptide deformylase, protein MKKPIHTYGDAVLRKKARPVEIVDESVRALVRDMIETMRGERGVGLAAEQVGADVAVCVIEVPPELDRDDKGMFYNPGATMPLALINPKIVAASRETETAEEGCLSFPGIYAPIERPVEVTVEYLDLQGKSRAQTFRKFVARAVQHEMDHLAGVLFVDRMSALKKIALSGQLKRLKRETKEALAGAEG, encoded by the coding sequence GTGAAGAAACCGATCCATACCTACGGCGACGCCGTGCTGCGCAAGAAGGCGCGGCCGGTGGAAATAGTGGACGAGTCCGTCCGCGCCCTGGTCCGCGACATGATTGAGACCATGCGCGGGGAGCGCGGCGTCGGCCTCGCCGCCGAGCAGGTCGGCGCGGACGTCGCCGTCTGCGTCATCGAGGTGCCCCCGGAACTGGACCGCGACGACAAAGGGATGTTCTACAACCCCGGCGCCACCATGCCCCTCGCGCTCATCAACCCGAAGATCGTCGCCGCCTCGCGCGAAACCGAGACCGCCGAGGAGGGCTGCTTGAGCTTCCCCGGTATCTACGCGCCCATCGAGCGGCCCGTCGAAGTCACCGTCGAATACCTTGACCTCCAGGGCAAGTCCCGGGCACAGACCTTCCGCAAATTCGTCGCGCGCGCCGTCCAGCATGAGATGGACCACCTCGCCGGAGTCCTCTTCGTCGACCGCATGTCCGCCCTGAAGAAGATCGCCCTCTCCGGCCAGCTCAAGCGCCTCAAGCGCGAGACGAAGGAAGCGCTGGCCGGAGCCGAAGGATAG